CTCTTGGGGAAAATCCTGGAGCTTCATTTTTCTATAACCTCCCTGCCGCCCATGAACGGGCGCAGGACTTCGGGGATGATAACGGATCCGTCCGCCTGCTGGTAGTTCTCAAGGATAGCGGCCAGGGACCTGCCCACAGCCAGCCCGGAGCCATTGAGGGTATGGACGTGGGACGTCCCTTTTTTACCCTTGCTTTTAAACCGAATATTGGCCCTGCGGGCCTGAAAATCCTCGCAGTTGCTGCACGAGGAGATTTCGCGATACACGCCCTGCTGGGGCATCCATACTTCCAGGTCGTAAGTTTTGGCCGCGCCGAAGCCGATGTCTCCGGTGCACAGGTTCAAAACCCGATAGGGCAGGCCCAGCTCCTGGAGAATGGTCTCGGCGTTTTGCAGCATGCCTTCCAGTTCGTCGTAGGAATTATCGGGATGGGAGAACTTGACCATCTCCACCTTGTTGAACTGGTGCTGGCGAATCAGCCCCCGGGTGTCCTTGCCGGCGGACCCGGCCTCGGACCGGAAGCACGGGGTGAACGCCGTGTAATACAGGGGAAGAGCCTCTTCCTCCAGGATTTCCTCCGCATGAATGTTGGTTACGGGCACTTCGGCCGTGGGAATGAGAAAATACTCCCAGCCTTCCAGCTTAAACAGGTCCTCTTCAAACTTGGGAAGCTGGCCCGTGCCGGTCATGGTCTTTCTGTTGACGATAAAGGGAGGCAGCACCTCCTTGTATCCATGCCGGGTGGTGTGGGTCGTGAGCATAAAATTGATGAGCGCCCGCTCCATCAACGCCCCGTCTCCGAAATACAAAGGGAAGCGGGAGCCGGTGATGCGCGCGGCCCTCTCAAAATCCAGGATGCCCAGGCCCTCGCCGATGTCCCAGTGGGCTTGAGGTTCAAAATCAAAGCTCCTGGGTTCGCCGCGCCTCTTAACTTCCACGTTGTCGTTTTCGTCCTTGCCCACGGGAACGGATTCATGCGGAATATTGGGTATCCGCATTAGAAGTTCGTTAAGAGCTTCTTCCTTTTCCTTAAGCCCGGACTCCAGATCCTTGATTTTGCCGGAGACTTCCTTCATGTCCGCCATGAGATCCGCGGCGTCTTTTCCCTCCCGCTTCATGACGGCGATGGTTCCGGAAACCTCGTTGCGTTTGCGGCGCAGTTCTTCCACCTCGGCGAGAACAGTCCTGCGTCCCGCCTCCAAATCTTCGAATCCCGCCAGCAGGGTTTCCTGGTTCCGATTGGCCAAAGCG
The nucleotide sequence above comes from Desulfatibacillum aliphaticivorans DSM 15576. Encoded proteins:
- the serS gene encoding serine--tRNA ligase, whose product is MLDLKYVRANLDAVKTALANRNQETLLAGFEDLEAGRRTVLAEVEELRRKRNEVSGTIAVMKREGKDAADLMADMKEVSGKIKDLESGLKEKEEALNELLMRIPNIPHESVPVGKDENDNVEVKRRGEPRSFDFEPQAHWDIGEGLGILDFERAARITGSRFPLYFGDGALMERALINFMLTTHTTRHGYKEVLPPFIVNRKTMTGTGQLPKFEEDLFKLEGWEYFLIPTAEVPVTNIHAEEILEEEALPLYYTAFTPCFRSEAGSAGKDTRGLIRQHQFNKVEMVKFSHPDNSYDELEGMLQNAETILQELGLPYRVLNLCTGDIGFGAAKTYDLEVWMPQQGVYREISSCSNCEDFQARRANIRFKSKGKKGTSHVHTLNGSGLAVGRSLAAILENYQQADGSVIIPEVLRPFMGGREVIEK